CCACCTGTGATTCGCTCGACATCATCTCCGGGGCCGAAGAGCTGCCGGAACTCGGCTTCGGCGACCTGGTTTATGCCAGCCGCATCGGCGCGTATTCGCTGGCCAGTGCGACCACCTTCAACGGCATCCCTCCGGCCAAACCGATCCTGGTGCCATGAGGAAGAGTGCTCAAGTGATCAAGAGACCCAGTGGTCAAGTGAAGGAATCCTGCACTAGACCACTAGACCACTCGACCACTCGGTCACCTCGGGTTCGCAGGGATCTGACCGAGATACCGGACTGGCTGCGCAAGCGCGAGTGCCCGCACAAGGCGAAATACATGAGCGGCCGGCGCATCATGCCCGCGGGCATAACCGGCAGAGAGAAGCTGCCCGGCCTGATGGACCGTACGTTCCTCGCCTACAACGCGGCGCGGCTGCGCCAGGGCTGCGAGCTGTACACGGAGAAGATGCTCGCTCCGGACACGGTTGTCGGAATGAGCCTGGCCGGCGCGCTCACCCCGGCCGGCCTCGGCTGCTCCGCCGTGGTCCCGCTCATCAAGGCCGGGTTCGTTGACTGGATCGTGGCCACCGGTGCCAACATGTACCACGACCTCCACTTCGCGTTCAACCTGCCGCTCCACGTCGGCTCGCACGTCGTGGACGACACCGACCTCCGTCGCAACGACGTGGTCCGCATCTACGATGTGTTCCTCGGCTACACCGATTGCCTGATGGCCACGGACAAGATCCTGCGTTCGATCATCGTCCAGCCCGAGTTCCAGAGAGAGATGGGCACGGCCGAGTTCTACCATCTACTCGGGCGGTATGCGGCTGAATGGGAACGGAAGACCGGCAACAAGGACGTCTCTGTTCTGGCCGCGGCCTATCGCGCGGGTGTGCCCATCCACACCAGCTCGCCCGGCGACTCCACCATCGGCATGAACATCGCGGGTCTCGAACTGAAGGGGCTGAAGCTGCGCATCAACCCGTCAATCGACGTGAACGAGACAACGTCCTACGTACTCCATGCGAAGCGGTCGGGCGGCAAGTCCGCGGTCCTGCTCATCGGCGGGGGCAGCCCCAAGAACTTCATGCTCCAGACCGAACCGCAGATCCAGGAAGTGCTGATGATAAAGGAACTGGGGCAGGACTACTTCTTCCAGGTAACCGACGCCCGACCCGATACCGGCGGGCTGTCCGGGGCGACTCCGCACGAGGCCGTGTCGTGGGGCAAGGTTGACCCGGAGAAGCTGCCCGATGCGCTGGTCTGCTACACGGACGTGACGATCGCGCTACCGATGCTGACGCACTACGCGCTGGCCACTCACCCGCGACGCAAGCTGCGTCGCCTCTACGACAAACGTGCCCGGTTGGTGGAGGATCTCACACGCGAGTTCTTCGCGCACTCGCACTTCTGATGGCAAGTGCTCCAGTGGTCAAGTGGTCATGTGGTCGAGTGCCCGGACACTGGACCACTAGACCACTATAGCCTTTCCAGCTCTTCGCTGATCAGTTGTCGCTGATACAGCTTCCAGTAGAGCCCCTGGTTCGCCAGCAGATCGTCGTGCGTTCCCTGTTCTTTCACCTTGCCCGCATCCAGAACGTACACCCAGTCGCAGACGCTCAGCACTGAAAGCCGGTGCGACACGATGATGACGGTAACGCCCGGCAACTGGTTCATCATCCGGTTCACCAGTTCCTTCTCGGTCTCGGCGTCGAGCGCGGAAGTAGCGTCATCAAAGACCATGACCGGCGGGCGACCGACCAGGGCGCGCGCAATCGCCACTCGTTCTTTCTGGCCGCCGGAAAGACGCGTCCCGCGCTCGCCCAGCACCTCATCGAGACCCTTGGGGAATCCGGCCACCTCACCGGCAAGCTCCGCCGCAGCCACGACGGCCTGCAGCTGTTCTTCGCTTGTGTCCTCGCGACCGAAGGCAATATTGCCGCGCACCGTATCGGAGAACAGCGTCGCCTCCTGCGGTGCGTAGCCGAACAGCTTTCGGTACGCGTCGAGGTCCAGCTGCCTGATGTCCTGTCCTGAAAGCGTCACGCTGCCCTGCTGGGGATCGGCGCTGCGGAACAGGAGACGGAAGACCGTGCTCTTGCCCGAGCCGACAGTGCCGGCGATGCCGACCTTGCGCCCGGGAGCAAAGACCATCTCCGCCTCATCGAGTACGGGTCTGGTTCCGTACGTGAAGGTCGCACGATTCAGCCGCAACTCGCCGGCAACCGGCTGTTTCGCATCCGGAGGAGATGCGATTTCCGGCGGGTGCAGTTTGAGTGACTCGATGCGTTCGGCCGCGCCCTGGGCCCGGCGTCCGGAAACGAAGAGGTTGCCGATATCAAACATCGGTCCTACGAGCATCAGTATGTAGGCGTTGAAGGCGACGAACTCCCCCAGCGTCAGGCTCTTATTCACGACCTGCACACCGCCGATCCAGAGCACCACGAGCGTGGCGACCTCGGCAATCGCCATGTACATGATGCCGATCTTCGCCTCGGTCCGCGCCTCACCCATGGCCACGCCGATGCGCTCGTCCAGCGTGCTGCGGAACCTGCGCCCGAGCTTGTCCTCCATGCCGTATGACTTCACCAGCCGGATGCCGGTGAACGCGGACTCAAGCTGGTTGTTGATCTCTGATATCTTCGCCCGCCACTTCATGAACCAGGAATACACCTTGGGACCGAGCCTGGCCCAGACCAGCACGCCCAGCCCGATCGGCAGGACTGTGACAAGCGTCATGAGAGGGTTCATCCTGACCATGATGACCAGCGCGAAGATAACGGTGAACCCGGCCGCTGCGAACCGGAACAGGCCGGAACAGGCAAACCACGAGAGCTCGCCCATATCGTGGTCGAGTCGCTCCATCACGTCCCCGGTCGGGTACTTGGCACTGAACGTGTGCCCCATGTCGAGCACGCGCCGGAAGACCTCGCTTCTCACCTTCCACTGGTAGAGCTCGTTGATACGGCCGCGCGAGAATGGCAGCAGCACCTCGCCGACGACCCGCAGGAACCCGAAGCCCACGAGGTAGAGCACGTACTGGACCAGCTGCGGCTGCGATATCCCGCGTTTGATGCCATCGACTATCATCCGCAACAGGTAGGGGAAGGCCATCGTTATCGCGGTGACCACGATGGTGCCGAGAAGCAGGGCAATCGACCAGCCCGGTCGCTGACGCCAGAAGTCGAATACTATCTTCAGGCTGCCCTTCTGGGCCTTGCCTTCGACCTTCGTCATTTTGACTTCATCCTTCATCCTCTACGCGGCTTCCCCCACGTACTGCAGCCGATACAGCCGCGAGTAGATGCCTTCGCGGGTCAGGAGTTCCTCGTGGGTGCCCTGCTCGGCGATGTGTCCCTTGTGCACGACGAGAACGCGGTCAGCCATACGG
The DNA window shown above is from candidate division WOR-3 bacterium and carries:
- a CDS encoding deoxyhypusine synthase, which encodes MSGRRIMPAGITGREKLPGLMDRTFLAYNAARLRQGCELYTEKMLAPDTVVGMSLAGALTPAGLGCSAVVPLIKAGFVDWIVATGANMYHDLHFAFNLPLHVGSHVVDDTDLRRNDVVRIYDVFLGYTDCLMATDKILRSIIVQPEFQREMGTAEFYHLLGRYAAEWERKTGNKDVSVLAAAYRAGVPIHTSSPGDSTIGMNIAGLELKGLKLRINPSIDVNETTSYVLHAKRSGGKSAVLLIGGGSPKNFMLQTEPQIQEVLMIKELGQDYFFQVTDARPDTGGLSGATPHEAVSWGKVDPEKLPDALVCYTDVTIALPMLTHYALATHPRRKLRRLYDKRARLVEDLTREFFAHSHF
- a CDS encoding ABC transporter ATP-binding protein is translated as MKDEVKMTKVEGKAQKGSLKIVFDFWRQRPGWSIALLLGTIVVTAITMAFPYLLRMIVDGIKRGISQPQLVQYVLYLVGFGFLRVVGEVLLPFSRGRINELYQWKVRSEVFRRVLDMGHTFSAKYPTGDVMERLDHDMGELSWFACSGLFRFAAAGFTVIFALVIMVRMNPLMTLVTVLPIGLGVLVWARLGPKVYSWFMKWRAKISEINNQLESAFTGIRLVKSYGMEDKLGRRFRSTLDERIGVAMGEARTEAKIGIMYMAIAEVATLVVLWIGGVQVVNKSLTLGEFVAFNAYILMLVGPMFDIGNLFVSGRRAQGAAERIESLKLHPPEIASPPDAKQPVAGELRLNRATFTYGTRPVLDEAEMVFAPGRKVGIAGTVGSGKSTVFRLLFRSADPQQGSVTLSGQDIRQLDLDAYRKLFGYAPQEATLFSDTVRGNIAFGREDTSEEQLQAVVAAAELAGEVAGFPKGLDEVLGERGTRLSGGQKERVAIARALVGRPPVMVFDDATSALDAETEKELVNRMMNQLPGVTVIIVSHRLSVLSVCDWVYVLDAGKVKEQGTHDDLLANQGLYWKLYQRQLISEELERL